Proteins encoded in a region of the Streptococcus sanguinis genome:
- the hemH gene encoding ferrochelatase, whose amino-acid sequence MKKAILMMTFGSPEEISFEGVAEFFTNIRRGVRPQDHEIQTLYDNYVLIGGTPLQRISLEEVEKVRQRLAGEYAVYFANKFSCPFIPDVIEQMEEDGIEDCICLILEPHFSYYSVMGYEKFIQSDSIRFNIIKEWYQEEAILGYWAEELRKILTEEVGEETFKIFFSAHSVPILALDFGDPYIDQIYDNARLIADRLGLTEEDYLNVWQSESDIGLPWIKPDVLDYMRQQETHPQHYIFVPISFISEHIEVLFDNDVECKELCEDLGVAYHRPPMPNADARLIDALIQSIRRHEHEPFKECFPEEETFDELQPSEESSQILAEDAELKMPDFVKKLIEKKGRENVKMPYFVKKMLEKAGKLPKS is encoded by the coding sequence ATGAAGAAAGCAATTCTAATGATGACTTTTGGCTCGCCAGAGGAGATTAGCTTTGAGGGAGTGGCTGAATTTTTTACCAATATTCGCCGCGGTGTCAGGCCGCAAGACCATGAAATTCAGACCCTCTATGATAACTATGTCCTCATCGGTGGAACGCCTCTGCAGCGTATCAGTCTAGAAGAGGTGGAAAAGGTTCGTCAGCGTTTGGCTGGCGAGTATGCGGTTTATTTTGCCAATAAATTCTCATGTCCTTTTATTCCAGATGTGATTGAGCAGATGGAAGAGGATGGTATTGAGGATTGTATCTGTTTGATCCTAGAGCCTCATTTTTCTTACTATTCTGTCATGGGTTATGAGAAGTTTATCCAGAGTGACTCCATCCGCTTTAATATCATTAAGGAATGGTATCAGGAAGAAGCTATTCTTGGTTATTGGGCAGAGGAACTGAGAAAGATTCTTACAGAAGAGGTTGGAGAAGAGACCTTCAAGATTTTCTTTTCAGCCCACAGTGTGCCTATTCTGGCCTTGGATTTCGGAGATCCTTACATTGATCAGATTTATGACAATGCCCGTTTGATTGCTGACAGGTTGGGTTTGACAGAGGAGGATTATCTCAATGTTTGGCAGAGTGAGAGTGACATTGGGCTCCCTTGGATCAAACCTGATGTACTGGACTATATGCGCCAGCAAGAAACACATCCGCAGCATTATATTTTTGTGCCGATTAGCTTTATCAGTGAGCATATAGAGGTTCTTTTTGACAATGACGTGGAGTGCAAGGAACTTTGCGAAGATTTGGGTGTTGCCTATCATAGACCGCCTATGCCCAATGCAGATGCCCGTCTAATTGATGCCCTGATTCAAAGTATCCGCCGCCATGAGCATGAACCCTTCAAAGAATGTTTTCCAGAAGAAGAAACCTTCGATGAATTACAGCCATCGGAGGAGAGTAGCCAGATTCTTGCAGAGGATGCAGAGCTGAAAATGCCAGATTTCGTCAAGAAGCTAATTGAGAAAAAGGGGCGTGAGAATGTTAAGATGCCGTATTTTGTCAAGAAAATGCTGGAGAAAGCAGGAAAGCTGCCCAAGAGTTGA
- a CDS encoding Cof-type HAD-IIB family hydrolase — MIKILALDMDGTLLNSKKEIPQAHIEAIRQAIEKGVKLVLCTGRPLVGVKPYYDKLGLAQENEYVIVDNGCATHQTSDWSLVDWQELSGQDIRYLYSLSENSPVQLTLFDEEHYFVVGEKASSYVVNDASLVFTIPTEISLEEACSGQYRMFQAMFLGSQEQVDAFEADFGQEICQRFSGVRSQPVIYEAMPAGVTKAFALERLAKQLDINPQEIMAIGDANNDIEMLEYAGLGVAMGNASDYVKSLADAVTDSCEENGVATAIEKFILNS; from the coding sequence ATGATTAAAATTCTTGCACTTGATATGGACGGCACCTTGCTCAACAGCAAAAAAGAAATTCCTCAGGCTCACATTGAGGCTATTCGCCAAGCTATTGAAAAAGGAGTCAAATTGGTTCTTTGCACAGGTCGTCCCTTGGTTGGCGTCAAGCCTTATTATGACAAGCTGGGCCTGGCACAAGAAAACGAATATGTCATCGTGGATAATGGCTGTGCTACTCATCAAACCAGCGACTGGAGTCTGGTGGACTGGCAAGAGCTGAGCGGTCAGGATATTCGCTATCTCTACAGCCTGTCTGAAAATAGCCCTGTCCAGCTGACTCTCTTTGATGAAGAGCATTATTTCGTCGTCGGAGAAAAAGCCAGTTCCTATGTCGTGAATGATGCTAGCTTGGTCTTTACTATTCCAACCGAGATTAGCCTAGAAGAGGCTTGCAGTGGTCAATACAGAATGTTTCAAGCTATGTTTTTAGGCAGCCAAGAGCAGGTAGATGCTTTTGAAGCTGACTTTGGCCAAGAAATCTGCCAGCGTTTCAGCGGCGTTCGCTCCCAGCCAGTCATTTACGAGGCCATGCCAGCCGGTGTGACCAAAGCCTTTGCCCTAGAGCGATTAGCTAAACAATTAGACATCAATCCTCAGGAAATCATGGCAATCGGTGATGCCAACAACGACATCGAGATGCTGGAATATGCAGGTCTCGGTGTTGCCATGGGAAATGCTTCAGACTATGTCAAAAGCCTAGCCGATGCCGTCACAGACAGCTGTGAAGAAAATGGGGTTGCTACTGCTATTGAGAAGTTTATTTTGAATTCATAA
- a CDS encoding TIGR02328 family protein has product MRLWHQDLIEKLPRQQLLGQHRECAALRGRGWGKPHATVNYVFEHSPYRLYAYHLLIMEEMQKRGYQPDTLWLDKDYRGKTCPPYQDLPAKELEHPIYLEHDAAYLQECMENLKEKGIEIF; this is encoded by the coding sequence GTGAGACTTTGGCACCAAGATTTGATTGAAAAACTTCCGCGCCAGCAGCTTTTAGGCCAGCACCGTGAGTGTGCGGCCTTACGTGGTCGAGGGTGGGGCAAGCCGCATGCGACGGTCAACTATGTTTTTGAGCATAGTCCTTATCGTCTGTACGCCTATCACCTGCTGATTATGGAAGAGATGCAGAAGCGGGGCTATCAGCCGGACACCCTTTGGCTGGATAAGGACTACCGTGGCAAGACCTGCCCACCTTATCAGGACTTGCCAGCTAAGGAGCTCGAACATCCCATTTATCTGGAGCATGACGCAGCCTATCTGCAAGAATGCATGGAAAATCTTAAGGAGAAAGGAATAGAAATTTTTTGA